From Rhododendron vialii isolate Sample 1 chromosome 10a, ASM3025357v1, the proteins below share one genomic window:
- the LOC131303258 gene encoding uncharacterized protein LOC131303258, whose product MEKRSRSFPADSYPCSYTEARFGFEDREKSYSFNGPNDNPEVKRRKRVASYNMFSMEGKLKSSLRNSFKWIKSKFTDDYFDSST is encoded by the coding sequence ATGGAGAAGAGGAGCAGATCGTTTCCGGCAGATTCATACCCATGTTCATACACAGAAGCCCGGTTCGGGTTCGAGGACCGGGAGAAGTCTTACAGCTTTAACGGGCCGAACGATAACCCGGAGgtgaagaggaggaagagggtgGCTTCCTACAACATGTTCTCAATGGAAGGCAAGCTCAAGTCATCTCTTAGGAACAGCTTCAAGTGGATCAAGAGCAAGTTCACCGATGACTACTTTGATTCTTCGACCTGA
- the LOC131303259 gene encoding TSL-kinase interacting protein 1 encodes MKTTKQRKGKAVDNPKRQNTVVGSVGVKKSTNKIGGRQQRTTVGCQSTLVKDDPGVLHCSAAQVVGQQLPRSYTLAQQTTKEISKLEPKTGLYSSEKIKLQLFPIDEATRIELEKDGHIPFLELTLSVRKKISSVLKHLNSKWGSSSVAMGDPMLFPYNIQLEKLSTYKQWTLNDIGISAGDVYAAVECPSVFRLRYGWFSELRPKTVAVPSRSTHLGDGFETEEKGCSTISELADIRKEEVLDFKPTNLSKPADAAVTMNMHSDVPVDYMDDEVNSGNSVAPSLVPWDDSLTNLSIGGLLSDTSLLGKIGNCDPKSEGSKLHMQPIQLISSDISIGGLLSEASMQGKFNDHQSKSNGSKLGMEPILDKDLVQSAVPWDDSLTNLSIGGLFSGASLLGKMDSCNLKSNGGKLGFHPTPLISDSLDAFIAGEINSQPQDPKPPSYASCSSILDAEETCHAFPFRKLSSSGNNAVRVIGSAISRDHIHDGSSKSFEFSKLSELNAQRELAHVPPPRQESKTVPLTHLGVNNDESSLGLAGINWTESLGPFEFSLPSSRHITSADNVGISKLFR; translated from the exons TGGGATGTCAATCCACTTTAGTCAAAGATGACCCAGGCGTTTTGCATTGTAGTGCTGCTCAAGTGGTGGGTCAGCAGCTTCCAAGGAGTTATACATTGGcccaacaaacaacaaaagaaatatCTAAACTTGAGCCTAAAACGGGACTTTATTCTTCTGAAAAGATCAAGTTGCAGCTTTTCCCGATAGATGAAGCCACTCGAATAGAATTGGAGAAA GATGGTCACATTCCATTTCTGGAACTCACTCTAAGTGTTCGCAAGAAGATATCATCTGTGCTTAAGCACCTGAATAGCAAATGGGGAAGTTCAAGTGTCGCTATGGGGGATCCCATGCTTTTTCCATACAATATTCAATTGGAGAAATTAAGTACATACAAACAATGGACATTGAATGACATTGGCATTAGTGCAGGCGATGTATATGCAGCTGTAGAATGTCCCTCCGTTTTTCGCTTAAG GTATGGGTGGTTCTCCGAGCTTCGCCCCAAAACAGTTGCAGTACCTTCTAGATCTACTCACTTGGGGGATGGCTTTGAAACTGAAGAGAAAGGTTGCAGTACAATTTCAGAGCTTGCAGATATCAGAAAGGAAGAAGTTTTAGATTTCAAGCCAACCAATCTAAGTAAACCAGCAGATGCAGCTGTTACTATGAATATGCATTCAGATGTCCCAGTTGACTACATG GATGATGAGGTGAACTCTGGCAATAGCGTTGCACCATCATTAGTTCCATGGGATGATAGTTTGACGAACTTAAGCATTGGAGGCTTGCTGTCTGACACATCCTTGCTGGGCAAGATTGGTAATTGCGATCCAAAATCTGAAGGCAGCAAATTACACATGCAGCCAATTCAATTGATCTCCTCAGATATAAGTATTGGTGGCCTTTTGTCTGAAGCATCTATGCAGGGCAAGTTCAATGATCatcaatcaaaatcaaatggGAGCAAGCTAGGCATGGAGCCCATTTTGGATAAGGACCTTGTACAATCAGCGGTGCCTTGGGATGATAGTTTGACTAACTTAAGCATTGGAGGCCTGTTTTCTGGAGCTTCCTTGCTGGGAAAAATGGATAGTTGTAATCTAAAATCTAATGGAGGCAAGTTAGGGTTTCACCCGACTCCATTGATATCTGATTCCTTGGATGCTTTTATTGCTGGTGAAATAAATTCACAGCCTCAGGACCCCAAGCCACCATCTTATGCCTCATGCTCATCTATCTTGGATGCCGAAGAGACATGCCATGCATTTCCTTTCAGAAAACTGTCTTCCTCGGGCAACAATGCTGTGCGTGTGATTGGAAGTGCAATTTCGAGGGACCACATCCATGATGGTAGTTCAAAATCTTTCGAATTTTCGAAGCTTTCAGAG CTCAATGCCCAACGTGAGCTTGCCCATGTTCCTCCTCCTCGTCAAGAATCCAAGACAGTTCCGCTTACTCATTTAGGAGTGAATAATGACGAAAGCAGCCTTGGACTGGCCGGCATCAATTGG ACTGAATCGTTGGGACCATTTGAATTCAGCTTACCTAGCTCACGGCATATTACAAGTGCGGACAATGTTGGCATCAGCAAATTGTTTAGGTAG